Proteins encoded together in one Pseudoroseomonas cervicalis window:
- a CDS encoding methyl-accepting chemotaxis protein, which produces MSIKTRLLASFAVILISFVALGGFALQRMGAVQAVTQDLISNWIPSLNVISTVSDGGLHLRQMVVRHVMQTEDAAMQRTEEAIAREVQRVETGLRDYQPLITGPTERGLYEAVASAFAAYQREMTPTLQLSRRGEQQAAVRRVETVNLQAFEAYAGAMEALKRFNIDGANKVAQEAEAAYESSFLAVVVSLGLGAVLLMLLGYSLVARISLPVQRLTGTMQRMTGGDLAATVADKERTDEIGAMARALEVFRDKTREGERLAAEQAAADRKAQERGQRVETLVKSFGAESHQALEILRSAAQRLGGTSVEMTRAAEESSRLTTTLSRASDSASSNAQTAAAATEELTASIGEITRQVGRSAEVSRRAVAETERTDRTVRELADTANRIGDVVRLIADIAGQTNLLALNATIEAARAGEAGKGFAVVASEVKNLASQTAKATEEISQQVGAIQGVTGQAVEAIRSIAAVVAEIDQTAAAIAAAVEEQGAATQEIARNIAGTAEAAASLSRETGVVKQAAEIGGRAAEQVRTVSGEISGTSDGLRQQLERFLKGIQAA; this is translated from the coding sequence ATGTCGATCAAAACCCGTCTGCTGGCTTCCTTCGCCGTCATCCTGATCAGCTTCGTCGCGCTGGGTGGCTTCGCGCTGCAGCGCATGGGGGCCGTGCAGGCGGTGACGCAGGATCTGATCTCCAACTGGATCCCGAGCCTCAACGTCATCAGCACGGTGTCGGATGGCGGGCTGCACCTCCGCCAGATGGTGGTCCGGCATGTGATGCAGACCGAGGATGCGGCGATGCAGCGGACCGAGGAGGCGATCGCGCGCGAGGTGCAGCGCGTCGAGACCGGGCTGCGCGACTACCAGCCGCTGATCACCGGCCCGACCGAGCGCGGCCTGTATGAGGCGGTGGCCAGCGCCTTCGCCGCCTATCAGCGCGAGATGACGCCGACGCTGCAGCTCAGCCGCCGGGGCGAGCAGCAGGCGGCGGTGCGGCGCGTCGAGACGGTCAACCTCCAGGCCTTCGAGGCCTATGCGGGGGCGATGGAGGCGCTGAAGCGCTTCAACATCGACGGCGCCAACAAGGTGGCGCAGGAGGCCGAGGCGGCCTATGAAAGCTCCTTCCTGGCGGTGGTGGTGTCGCTCGGCCTTGGTGCCGTGCTGCTGATGCTGCTGGGCTACAGCCTGGTGGCGCGCATCAGCCTGCCGGTGCAGCGCCTGACCGGAACCATGCAGCGCATGACCGGCGGCGACCTGGCCGCCACCGTGGCCGACAAGGAGCGCACCGACGAGATCGGCGCCATGGCCCGCGCGCTGGAGGTGTTCCGCGACAAGACGCGGGAGGGCGAGCGCCTGGCCGCCGAGCAGGCGGCCGCCGACCGCAAGGCGCAGGAGCGCGGCCAGCGGGTCGAGACGCTGGTGAAGAGCTTCGGCGCCGAATCGCACCAGGCGCTGGAAATCCTGCGCAGCGCGGCGCAGCGGCTGGGCGGTACCTCGGTCGAGATGACCCGCGCGGCCGAGGAATCCTCGCGCCTGACCACCACCCTGTCGCGCGCCTCGGACAGCGCCTCGAGCAATGCGCAGACCGCGGCGGCGGCGACCGAGGAGCTGACCGCCTCGATCGGCGAGATCACCCGCCAGGTCGGCCGCTCGGCCGAGGTGTCGCGCCGCGCGGTGGCCGAGACCGAGCGCACCGACCGCACGGTGCGCGAGCTGGCCGACACCGCCAACCGCATCGGCGATGTGGTGCGGCTGATCGCCGACATCGCCGGCCAGACCAATCTGCTGGCGCTGAACGCCACCATCGAGGCGGCGCGCGCCGGCGAGGCCGGCAAGGGCTTCGCCGTGGTGGCCTCCGAGGTGAAGAACCTGGCCAGCCAGACCGCCAAGGCGACGGAGGAGATCAGCCAGCAGGTGGGCGCCATCCAGGGCGTGACCGGCCAGGCGGTGGAGGCGATCCGCAGCATCGCCGCCGTGGTCGCCGAGATCGACCAGACCGCCGCCGCCATCGCCGCCGCGGTGGAGGAGCAGGGGGCGGCGACGCAGGAGATCGCCCGCAACATCGCCGGCACGGCGGAGGCCGCCGCCTCGCTCTCGCGCGAGACCGGGGTGGTGAAGCAGGCGGCCGAGATCGGCGGCCGCGCCGCCGAGCAGGTGCGCACCGTCTCCGGCGAGATCAGCGGCACCAGCGATGGGCTGCGCCAGCAGCTGGAGCGCTTCCTGAAGGGCATCCAGGCGGCCTGA
- the kynA gene encoding tryptophan 2,3-dioxygenase — MASDSRDGIETDFRRRMSYGDYLGLERLLAAQSPLSGQHDEMLFIIIHQVQELWMKLMNHELDLAVARLRADDPGPAFKAMARVSRIQRQMVEAWDVLTTMTPADYLAFRDSLGAASGFQSWQYRLLEFRLGAKDPFMLRPHAHRPEVMAILQPAFDAPSLYDEALRLLARRGLPVPRAVLERDVTQPHEENEGVIAAWRQIYRDSAGLFDLYELAEELVDLEDAFRTWRFKHMSTVERIIGHRPGTGGSAGVGYLKAALERKFFPELWSVRTSL; from the coding sequence ATGGCCAGCGACAGCCGAGACGGCATCGAGACGGATTTCCGCCGCCGCATGTCCTATGGCGACTATCTGGGGCTGGAGCGGCTGCTGGCCGCGCAATCGCCGCTCTCCGGCCAGCATGACGAGATGCTGTTCATCATCATCCACCAGGTGCAGGAGCTGTGGATGAAGCTGATGAACCACGAGCTGGACCTGGCGGTGGCCCGGCTGCGCGCCGATGATCCCGGCCCCGCCTTCAAGGCCATGGCCCGCGTCTCGCGCATCCAGCGCCAGATGGTCGAGGCCTGGGACGTGCTGACCACCATGACCCCGGCCGACTACCTGGCCTTCCGCGACAGCCTGGGCGCCGCCTCGGGCTTCCAGTCCTGGCAGTACCGGCTGCTGGAATTCCGCCTGGGCGCCAAGGACCCCTTCATGCTGCGCCCGCACGCCCACCGCCCCGAGGTGATGGCCATCCTGCAGCCCGCCTTCGACGCCCCCAGCCTGTATGACGAGGCGCTGCGCCTGCTCGCCCGGCGCGGCCTGCCGGTGCCGCGCGCCGTGCTGGAGCGCGACGTGACCCAGCCGCATGAGGAAAACGAGGGCGTCATCGCCGCCTGGCGGCAAATCTATCGCGACAGCGCCGGGCTGTTCGACCTCTACGAGCTGGCCGAGGAGCTGGTGGACCTCGAGGACGCCTTCCGCACCTGGCGCTTCAAGCACATGTCGACGGTGGAGCGCATCATCGGCCACCGCCCCGGCACCGGCGGCTCCGCCGGCGTCGGCTATCTGAAGGCGGCGCTGGAGCGGAAATTCTTCCCCGAACTCTGGTCCGTCCGCACTTCTCTTTAA
- a CDS encoding CoA synthetase — MSVQPEERLAAALARLILDPAAPPARHIAVGAASPIPAAACWLVRKQGHPVRLSLLHKRSGNPFTEGSRELFDLTGQGRIDLFFLGGGQIDGQANINLIGTGDWPGQGVRFPGSFGSAFMYFMTPRTILFREEHSPRVLVEKVEHISAPGLSAPGVFRRGTAQALLTGKALFLFDPARGRFSLASAHPGEDAASVRAATGFDYDEPATLPVTQDPTPEELALLRGPVCDEMLETYPDFCARVFARRTPVTVTKDDAA, encoded by the coding sequence ATGAGCGTCCAGCCCGAGGAACGCCTGGCCGCCGCCCTGGCGCGGCTGATCCTGGACCCCGCCGCCCCGCCGGCGCGGCATATCGCGGTGGGCGCGGCCTCGCCCATCCCGGCCGCCGCCTGCTGGCTGGTGAGGAAGCAGGGCCATCCGGTGCGCCTGTCGCTGTTGCACAAGCGCAGCGGCAACCCCTTCACCGAGGGCTCGCGCGAGCTGTTCGACCTGACCGGCCAGGGCCGCATCGATTTGTTCTTCCTGGGCGGCGGGCAGATCGACGGCCAGGCCAATATCAATCTGATCGGCACGGGCGACTGGCCGGGGCAGGGGGTGCGCTTCCCGGGCAGCTTCGGCAGCGCCTTCATGTATTTCATGACGCCGCGCACCATCCTGTTCCGCGAGGAGCATTCGCCCCGCGTGCTGGTGGAGAAGGTGGAGCATATCTCCGCCCCCGGCCTCTCCGCGCCCGGCGTGTTCCGCCGCGGCACGGCGCAGGCGCTGCTGACCGGCAAGGCGCTGTTCCTGTTCGACCCGGCGCGCGGCCGCTTCAGCCTCGCCAGCGCGCATCCGGGGGAGGATGCCGCCTCGGTCCGCGCCGCCACCGGCTTCGACTATGACGAACCGGCCACCCTGCCGGTGACCCAAGATCCGACGCCGGAGGAGCTCGCCTTGCTGCGCGGGCCCGTCTGCGACGAGATGCTCGAGACCTATCCGGATTTCTGCGCCCGCGTCTTCGCGCGGCGCACCCCCGTGACTGTGACCAAGGATGATGCCGCATGA
- a CDS encoding CaiB/BaiF CoA-transferase family protein, which produces MTDALPQMEETAGGKGLARTAGALAGLKVIDLTRVLGGPYCTMILSDHGAEVIKIEPPQGDEVREWGPPFQGDAASYFIGVNRNKKSIALDLGKPAGREVLLRLLEDADVLVENFKPGSMEKWGLGYEEVLSQRFPKLVHCRVSGFGATGPRGGLPGYDAIIQAMVGLMSINGTPETAPVRMGTPIVDLATGLYSTIGILMALQERAKSGRGQYVDMTLHDCGMALLHPQAANFLLNDKRPKATGNPHPNIAPYSAFRTATCEIFVACGNDPAFRKFCAFLGLEGLPDDARFRTNGDRVTNRDALAAILEQRLAQEDGHDLSDRLLAAGLPAGPVLNVDEALSQPHTAHREMVTELDGFRALGTPIKLSRTPGGTRARPPAFNQHGDEVLQQHGFSAEEIAALKTDGILVEKKR; this is translated from the coding sequence ATGACCGATGCCCTGCCGCAGATGGAGGAAACCGCCGGGGGGAAGGGCCTGGCCCGCACCGCCGGCGCGCTGGCCGGGCTGAAGGTGATCGACCTGACCCGCGTGCTGGGCGGCCCCTACTGCACCATGATCCTCTCCGACCATGGCGCCGAGGTCATCAAGATCGAGCCGCCGCAGGGTGACGAGGTGCGCGAATGGGGCCCGCCCTTCCAGGGCGATGCCGCCAGCTACTTCATCGGCGTCAACCGCAACAAGAAGTCGATCGCGCTCGACCTCGGCAAGCCGGCGGGGCGGGAGGTGCTGCTGCGCCTGCTGGAAGACGCCGATGTGCTGGTCGAGAACTTCAAGCCCGGCTCGATGGAGAAATGGGGCCTGGGCTACGAGGAGGTGCTCAGCCAGCGCTTCCCGAAGCTGGTGCATTGCCGCGTCTCCGGCTTCGGCGCCACCGGGCCGCGCGGCGGGCTGCCGGGCTATGACGCCATCATCCAGGCGATGGTCGGGCTGATGTCGATCAACGGCACGCCGGAGACGGCGCCGGTGCGCATGGGCACGCCGATCGTCGACCTGGCGACCGGCCTCTACTCCACCATCGGCATTCTGATGGCGCTGCAGGAGCGGGCAAAGTCCGGCCGCGGCCAGTATGTCGACATGACGCTGCATGATTGCGGCATGGCGCTGCTGCACCCGCAGGCCGCCAATTTCCTGCTCAATGACAAGCGGCCGAAGGCGACCGGCAACCCGCATCCGAACATCGCGCCCTATTCGGCGTTCAGGACCGCCACCTGCGAGATCTTCGTCGCCTGCGGCAACGACCCGGCCTTCCGGAAGTTCTGCGCCTTCCTCGGGCTGGAGGGGCTGCCGGACGATGCGCGCTTCCGGACCAATGGCGACCGCGTCACCAACCGCGACGCGCTGGCCGCCATCCTGGAGCAGCGCCTGGCGCAGGAGGATGGCCACGACCTGTCCGACCGGCTGCTGGCCGCCGGCCTGCCCGCCGGCCCGGTGCTGAATGTGGACGAGGCGCTGTCCCAGCCGCACACCGCGCATCGCGAGATGGTCACCGAGCTGGATGGGTTCCGGGCGCTGGGCACGCCGATCAAGCTGTCCCGCACCCCGGGCGGCACCCGCGCCCGCCCGCCCGCCTTCAACCAGCATGGCGACGAGGTGCTGCAGCAGCACGGCTTCTCCGCCGAGGAGATCGCCGCGCTCAAGACCGACGGCATCCTGGTCGAAAAGAAGAGATAG
- a CDS encoding aminotransferase class V-fold PLP-dependent enzyme has product MLDLRPHFSRFLGSDKDRLHFAAHSHHPWPDVTRDAQLAAWDLAASRIDGKWAEVLGPLWQRLQGRIAVLLNLPDPATLVFAPNTHEFVGRILSALPAGRVPRVLTTDGEFHSFARQAARLEEEGLLAVTRIPAEPAAECLPRLVEAARGGGYDLIWVSQVMYQTGAVLEGLEALAGAAGEAALVIDGYHAFMARPVDLSALAGRAFYLAGGYKYAMGGEGCCFLHCPPGWLPRPRLTGWYAAFAALAAPGGGTPYARDGQRFMGATFDPSGLFRLEASLGWAQAQGLDPQTIHAHARALQARFLERQEETLLAGAQLAVPGPVRGNFLAFELAEAGAWQARLAALGIVTDHRGQRLRLGFGLYQSEAELDALLRRLRRG; this is encoded by the coding sequence ATGCTCGATCTGCGCCCGCATTTTTCTCGTTTCCTCGGCAGCGACAAGGATCGGCTGCATTTCGCCGCCCACAGCCACCATCCCTGGCCGGATGTGACGCGGGATGCCCAGCTGGCGGCCTGGGACCTCGCCGCCAGCCGCATCGACGGCAAATGGGCGGAGGTGCTGGGCCCGCTCTGGCAGCGTCTGCAGGGGCGCATCGCTGTTCTGCTGAACCTGCCCGACCCGGCGACGCTGGTCTTCGCCCCCAACACGCATGAATTCGTCGGCCGCATCCTCTCTGCCCTGCCGGCGGGGCGGGTGCCGCGGGTGCTGACCACGGATGGCGAGTTCCATTCCTTCGCCCGCCAGGCGGCGCGGCTGGAGGAGGAGGGGCTGCTGGCGGTCACCCGCATCCCGGCCGAGCCCGCGGCGGAATGCCTGCCGCGGCTGGTCGAGGCGGCGCGCGGCGGCGGCTACGACCTGATCTGGGTCAGCCAGGTGATGTACCAGACCGGCGCCGTGCTGGAGGGGCTGGAGGCGCTGGCCGGGGCCGCCGGCGAGGCGGCGCTGGTGATCGATGGCTACCACGCCTTCATGGCCCGGCCGGTGGACCTTTCCGCCCTGGCCGGGCGTGCCTTCTACCTGGCCGGCGGCTACAAATACGCCATGGGGGGTGAGGGCTGCTGCTTCCTGCACTGCCCGCCCGGCTGGCTGCCCCGGCCGCGGCTGACGGGGTGGTACGCCGCCTTCGCGGCGCTTGCCGCCCCCGGTGGCGGCACCCCCTATGCCAGGGACGGGCAGCGCTTCATGGGCGCGACCTTCGACCCGTCCGGCCTGTTCCGGCTGGAGGCCTCGCTGGGCTGGGCGCAGGCGCAGGGGCTGGACCCGCAGACCATCCACGCCCATGCCCGCGCCCTGCAGGCGCGCTTCCTGGAGCGGCAGGAGGAGACGCTGCTGGCCGGCGCGCAGCTCGCCGTGCCGGGCCCGGTGCGCGGCAATTTCCTGGCCTTCGAGCTGGCCGAGGCGGGGGCTTGGCAGGCGCGGCTGGCGGCGCTCGGCATCGTCACCGACCATCGCGGCCAGCGGCTGCGGCTGGGCTTCGGCCTGTATCAGAGCGAGGCCGAGCTGGATGCGCTGCTGCGGCGGCTGCGGCGCGGCTGA
- a CDS encoding DMT family transporter has translation MNQALTPRQWGLMLLLSLAWGCSFFFMAVAVAALPPLTIVLCRVALAALMLWPLLALRGAMPRWTGPVLLACLGMALLNNLIPFSLIVWAQRSIPSGLASVVNAATPVFTLLVAHALTADERLSGHRLAGVLAGLAGVAVLAGPAALGLGAPGGAGASRAELPGLLAGLGACLSYALAGIWGRRFARLGVPPLAAAAGQTSASTLLALPLVLLLDRPWTLPPPGPEVLLALLALGLVSTGLAYVLFFRLLQEVGATNTALVTQLVPVTAILLGALLLGESLQPRHFAGMALIGCGFLLIDGRLLPWRGRR, from the coding sequence ATGAACCAGGCGCTGACACCCCGGCAATGGGGCCTGATGCTGCTGCTCTCCCTGGCCTGGGGCTGCAGCTTCTTCTTCATGGCCGTGGCGGTGGCGGCGCTGCCGCCGCTGACCATCGTGCTCTGCCGCGTGGCGCTGGCCGCCCTGATGCTGTGGCCGCTGCTGGCGCTGCGCGGCGCGATGCCGCGCTGGACGGGGCCGGTGCTGCTCGCCTGCCTCGGCATGGCGCTGCTCAACAACCTGATCCCCTTCAGCCTGATCGTCTGGGCGCAGCGGAGCATCCCGAGCGGCCTGGCCTCGGTGGTCAATGCCGCGACGCCGGTCTTCACCCTGCTGGTGGCGCATGCGCTGACGGCGGATGAGAGGCTGAGCGGCCACCGGCTGGCGGGGGTGCTGGCGGGGCTGGCGGGGGTCGCGGTGCTGGCCGGGCCGGCCGCCCTCGGCCTCGGCGCGCCCGGCGGCGCCGGCGCCAGCCGGGCGGAGCTGCCCGGGCTGCTGGCCGGGCTCGGCGCCTGCCTCTCCTATGCCCTGGCCGGCATCTGGGGCCGCCGCTTCGCCCGGCTGGGCGTGCCGCCGCTGGCCGCCGCCGCCGGCCAGACCAGCGCCAGCACCCTGCTGGCCCTGCCCCTGGTGCTGCTGCTGGACCGGCCCTGGACCCTGCCGCCGCCCGGGCCGGAGGTGCTGCTGGCCCTGCTGGCGCTGGGCCTTGTCTCCACCGGCCTCGCCTATGTGCTGTTCTTCCGCCTGCTGCAGGAGGTGGGCGCCACCAACACCGCCCTGGTGACGCAGCTGGTGCCGGTGACGGCCATCCTGCTGGGCGCCCTGCTGCTGGGGGAGAGCCTGCAGCCGCGCCATTTCGCCGGCATGGCGCTGATCGGCTGCGGCTTCCTGCTGATCGACGGCCGCCTCCTGCCCTGGCGCGGCCGCCGCTGA